A portion of the Aquicoccus sp. G2-2 genome contains these proteins:
- a CDS encoding rhodanese-like domain-containing protein produces MTITPVKELVTRAKSEITSLSTEEAERRAAAGEIMLVDIRDPRELDREGRIPGAFRAPRGMLEFWIDPQSPYYKEALTTDKTLVLFCAGAQRSSLAVKALQDMGVERVAEMEGGFGAWKKEGRAVEPG; encoded by the coding sequence ATGACGATTACACCTGTGAAAGAGCTTGTGACGCGCGCGAAGTCGGAAATTACCTCTTTGTCGACCGAAGAGGCGGAGCGGCGGGCTGCTGCCGGAGAGATCATGCTGGTTGATATTCGCGATCCGCGTGAGCTTGACCGTGAGGGGCGGATACCGGGGGCGTTCCGGGCACCGCGCGGGATGTTGGAATTCTGGATTGATCCGCAGAGCCCATATTACAAGGAGGCTCTGACCACCGACAAGACGCTGGTGCTGTTTTGCGCGGGCGCGCAACGCTCATCGTTGGCGGTGAAGGCGCTTCAGGACATGGGGGTTGAGCGTGTGGCCGAGATGGAGGGCGGATTTGGTGCCTGGAAAAAGGAAGGGCGCGCGGTTGAACCCGGCTGA
- the hspQ gene encoding heat shock protein HspQ yields the protein MLKTRAKYYLGQVVRHRKHPFRGVVFDVDPRFSNTEDWYDAIPEESRPSKDQPFYHLLAENDQSYYVAYVSEQNLIADYSGEPVDHPDIPDLFGPFQDGAYPLHFQLN from the coding sequence ATGCTAAAGACACGTGCCAAATACTATCTGGGCCAGGTGGTCCGTCATCGCAAACACCCCTTTCGTGGCGTGGTGTTCGATGTCGACCCTCGATTCAGCAATACCGAGGATTGGTATGATGCCATCCCCGAAGAAAGCCGCCCGTCAAAGGATCAGCCTTTTTATCACCTGTTGGCCGAAAACGACCAAAGCTATTACGTGGCCTATGTCAGCGAACAGAACCTGATCGCCGACTATTCAGGAGAGCCGGTGGACCACCCCGACATCCCCGATCTCTTCGGCCCGTTTCAGGATGGCGCCTACCCGCTGCATTTTCAACTGAACTGA
- a CDS encoding STAS domain-containing protein produces MNLESRDAGKFRVIAVHESRIDAAAAIRFKDAMREKTGEALSHVLLDLSEVEFIDSSGLGAIVAAMKHLGPQRRMDLAGLTPMVDRVFRLTRMDTVFTIYDTVAQAERAPAG; encoded by the coding sequence ATGAATCTGGAAAGCAGGGATGCGGGCAAATTTCGGGTGATTGCGGTGCATGAGAGCCGGATTGATGCCGCGGCGGCCATCCGTTTCAAGGACGCCATGCGTGAAAAGACGGGCGAAGCGTTGTCGCATGTGCTGTTGGACCTGAGCGAGGTTGAGTTCATCGATTCGAGCGGGTTGGGCGCGATCGTGGCTGCGATGAAGCATCTTGGCCCGCAGCGGCGGATGGATTTGGCCGGGTTGACGCCAATGGTGGACCGGGTGTTCAGGCTGACGCGCATGGATACGGTTTTCACCATTTACGACACTGTGGCCCAAGCGGAACGCGCCCCTGCCGGATGA
- a CDS encoding FAD-dependent oxidoreductase produces the protein MPTLPSHARVVIIGGGVIGCSVAYHLTKLGWADVVLLERKQLTSGTTWHAAGLIAQLRNSANMTRLAKYTQELYGELEEETGIATGFRRTGSINVALTDERREEYFRQADMARAFGVEVEKITPDEVKARYPHLNIDGVKAGVWLPLDGQGDPANIALAMAKGARQRGALIQEHVLVSNIAKNGPRVTGVDWQGDDGTTGHITCEMIVNCAGMWGHQVGRMAGVNVPLQACEHFYIVSEPIKDLKHLPVLRVPDECAYYKEDAGKMMLGAFEPQAKPWGMAGIPEDFEFDQLPEDFDHFEPILEWAVNRMPMLAEAGIHTFFNGPESFTPDDAYHLGLAPGMENVWVAAGFNSIGIQSAGGAGMALAEWMESGEKPFDLGDVDIARMEPFQGNKTYLYERATEALGLLYADHFPYRQKTTARGIRRTPFHEQLKANGAVFGELSGWERANWFADAGQDRAYAYTWGRQNWFENAAREHRAVRENVGLYDMSSFGKLRIEGPDAESFLNRMCGANMSVPPGKIVYTQMLNSRAGIEADITITRLSETVYLMVTPAATRLADETRLRRHLGEFRVTITNTTAAEGILAVMGPNARALLEKVSPADFSNAANPFGTAQEIELGMGLARAHRVSYVGELGWEIYVSSDMAAHVFETLHDAGQDIGLKLCGMHMMDSCRIEKAFRHFGHDITAEDHVIDAGLGFAVDTSKPDFIGREAVLSRRETGPEARMVQFLLHDTEPLLYHNEPILRDGEIVGYLSSGAYGHTLGAAVGMGYVPCKGESAAAVLGSSYEIDVVGTRIKATASLKPLYDPKSDRPKA, from the coding sequence ATGCCCACCCTTCCCAGTCATGCCCGCGTCGTCATCATCGGCGGTGGCGTCATCGGTTGCTCCGTCGCCTATCACCTGACCAAGCTCGGTTGGGCAGACGTTGTTTTGCTCGAACGCAAACAACTCACCTCCGGCACCACTTGGCACGCCGCCGGGCTGATCGCGCAGTTGCGCAACTCCGCCAACATGACTCGCCTCGCCAAATATACGCAGGAACTCTACGGCGAGCTTGAAGAGGAAACTGGCATCGCCACCGGCTTCCGCCGTACCGGCTCGATCAACGTGGCGCTCACCGATGAACGCCGCGAAGAATACTTCCGCCAAGCCGACATGGCCCGCGCCTTCGGAGTGGAGGTCGAAAAGATCACCCCCGATGAGGTCAAGGCCCGCTACCCGCACCTCAACATTGATGGCGTCAAGGCCGGCGTCTGGCTTCCACTCGACGGGCAGGGCGACCCGGCCAATATCGCGCTCGCCATGGCCAAGGGCGCCCGCCAACGCGGCGCGCTTATTCAGGAACATGTTTTAGTCTCTAACATCGCCAAAAATGGCCCTCGCGTCACCGGCGTCGATTGGCAGGGCGATGATGGCACAACCGGCCATATCACCTGCGAGATGATCGTGAACTGCGCAGGAATGTGGGGCCATCAGGTCGGGCGCATGGCGGGCGTCAACGTGCCGCTGCAAGCCTGCGAGCATTTCTATATCGTCTCCGAACCGATCAAAGACCTCAAACATCTGCCAGTGCTGCGCGTGCCCGACGAATGCGCCTATTACAAGGAAGACGCCGGAAAGATGATGCTCGGCGCATTCGAACCACAGGCAAAGCCCTGGGGCATGGCTGGCATCCCCGAGGATTTCGAATTTGACCAACTGCCCGAAGATTTCGACCATTTCGAACCGATCCTCGAATGGGCCGTAAACCGCATGCCGATGCTGGCCGAGGCGGGCATTCACACCTTCTTCAACGGCCCCGAAAGCTTCACCCCGGATGACGCCTATCATCTCGGCCTCGCGCCGGGGATGGAAAACGTCTGGGTCGCCGCCGGGTTCAACTCAATCGGCATCCAATCCGCTGGCGGCGCAGGCATGGCGCTGGCCGAATGGATGGAGAGCGGCGAAAAACCGTTTGACCTTGGCGATGTCGATATCGCCCGGATGGAGCCGTTTCAGGGCAACAAGACTTACCTCTATGAACGCGCGACCGAAGCACTCGGCCTGCTTTATGCCGATCATTTCCCCTACCGTCAGAAAACCACCGCACGCGGTATCCGCCGCACCCCGTTCCACGAGCAACTCAAGGCCAATGGCGCGGTGTTTGGTGAACTGTCCGGTTGGGAGCGCGCCAACTGGTTCGCCGACGCGGGGCAGGACCGCGCCTATGCCTATACATGGGGCCGCCAGAACTGGTTCGAAAACGCCGCGCGCGAACACCGCGCCGTGCGCGAAAATGTCGGGCTCTACGATATGTCCTCCTTCGGCAAATTGCGCATTGAAGGACCGGACGCCGAAAGCTTCCTCAACCGCATGTGCGGCGCCAACATGAGCGTCCCGCCGGGCAAGATCGTCTATACCCAGATGCTCAATTCACGCGCCGGGATAGAGGCTGACATCACCATCACCCGCCTTTCCGAAACCGTCTATCTCATGGTCACTCCCGCCGCCACCCGGCTTGCCGATGAAACGCGCCTCAGGCGGCATTTGGGCGAGTTTAGAGTCACAATTACCAACACGACCGCCGCCGAAGGCATCCTCGCCGTGATGGGGCCGAACGCCCGCGCCCTGCTGGAAAAAGTCTCCCCAGCGGACTTCTCCAACGCCGCCAACCCGTTCGGCACCGCGCAAGAGATCGAGCTTGGCATGGGCCTCGCCCGCGCGCACCGGGTCTCTTACGTTGGTGAGCTTGGCTGGGAAATCTACGTCTCGTCCGACATGGCCGCGCATGTCTTTGAAACGCTGCACGACGCCGGGCAAGACATCGGGCTTAAACTCTGCGGGATGCACATGATGGACAGTTGCCGCATCGAAAAGGCCTTCCGCCATTTCGGCCACGACATCACCGCCGAAGATCATGTAATCGACGCAGGTCTTGGGTTTGCCGTCGATACGTCCAAACCCGATTTCATCGGTCGTGAGGCCGTGCTGTCGCGCCGCGAAACCGGCCCCGAAGCACGCATGGTCCAGTTTCTGCTCCACGACACCGAGCCGCTGCTCTATCATAATGAGCCGATCCTGCGAGATGGTGAGATCGTCGGTTACCTTTCGTCCGGCGCCTACGGGCATACTCTGGGCGCGGCTGTCGGCATGGGATACGTGCCCTGCAAGGGCGAATCCGCCGCAGCGGTTCTCGGCTCAAGCTATGAAATCGACGTGGTCGGCACCCGAATCAAAGCCACGGCCTCGCTTAAACCACTCTACGACCCGAAATCGGACCGCCCGAAAGCCTAA
- the rarD gene encoding EamA family transporter RarD: protein MLDNRDTPQGLAYAIAAYMLWGFLPLYMKAMAHIPATEIVAHRVIWSVPIAGALLVILKRTDSIRAALQSPRTLAMGALTATLVSINWGIYVWAIAKGHTLDAALGYYINPLFSVLLGALLLGERLSRLQIFAIALAACAVVVLTIDNGHLPWVALGLTFSWGCYAFFKKSLPIGPNQGFLLEVLLLTPPALVYLGWIGSTGNAHFSGGWNIALLLGCGVVTAVPLLLYANGAKRLKLSTIGILQYITPTMIMLFGVFAFGEPFGPARMIAFPLIWLALMLYTASMLQQHRAARRATAGL, encoded by the coding sequence ATGCTCGACAACCGCGATACACCGCAAGGGCTCGCCTATGCCATCGCCGCCTACATGCTTTGGGGCTTCCTGCCGCTCTACATGAAGGCCATGGCGCATATTCCGGCCACCGAAATCGTTGCCCACCGGGTTATCTGGTCAGTGCCGATTGCCGGTGCGCTGCTTGTCATACTCAAACGCACCGACAGCATCCGCGCCGCACTGCAAAGCCCGCGCACGCTTGCCATGGGGGCGCTGACCGCCACCCTCGTCTCGATCAACTGGGGCATTTATGTCTGGGCCATCGCCAAGGGCCACACGCTTGACGCCGCGCTCGGCTATTACATCAACCCGCTGTTTTCCGTCCTGCTGGGCGCGCTCCTGCTGGGCGAACGCCTGTCACGCCTGCAAATCTTCGCCATCGCGCTTGCCGCCTGTGCCGTCGTTGTCCTCACCATCGACAACGGCCATTTGCCTTGGGTCGCCCTTGGGCTCACCTTCTCGTGGGGCTGCTACGCGTTCTTCAAGAAATCGCTGCCAATAGGCCCTAATCAGGGCTTTTTGCTCGAAGTTCTGCTGCTGACTCCTCCGGCGCTGGTCTATCTCGGCTGGATCGGCAGCACTGGGAATGCACATTTCTCCGGCGGGTGGAACATTGCGCTGCTGCTCGGCTGCGGGGTGGTCACCGCGGTGCCGCTCTTGCTATATGCCAATGGCGCGAAGCGGCTCAAACTCTCCACCATTGGCATTCTGCAATACATAACACCGACAATGATCATGCTGTTCGGCGTCTTCGCGTTCGGAGAGCCCTTCGGCCCCGCCCGGATGATCGCCTTTCCGCTGATCTGGCTGGCGCTGATGCTCTACACCGCCTCGATGTTGCAACAACACCGCGCCGCCCGCCGCGCCACCGCTGGACTCTAG
- a CDS encoding FAD-dependent oxidoreductase: MSDFPTTARVVIIGGGVVGTSALYHLAKAGWTDCVLLEKNELTAGSTWHAAGNVPTFSTSWSIMNMQRYSTELYARLGAEVDYPMNYHVTGSLRLGHSPERMQEFARAKGMGNYQGVNLEILSPDEAQARYPFLETHDLAGALYDPNDGDIDPAQLTQALAKGARDMGAKILRFTPATGVSRDNGEWVIETEKGSIRAEFVVNAAGYYAQRVGEWFKPFGGRTVPMMVMSHQYMLFEEMEALKDWSGQAGHKLPLLRDVDTSYYLRQEKHGFNLGPYERACRAHWADPSDPMPEDFSFQLYPDDLDRLEPYIEDALARVPLLAEAGVSKVINGPIPYAPDGNPLIGPMPGVPNAFEACVFTFGIAQGGGAGKVLAEWITEGQTEWDMWSCDPRRYTDYTDHAYCVAKGKEIYGHEYAMHFPWHRWPAGHDQKLSPLHERIKALGGQMGAYNGWERANWFAQDGDDLSEAATQTWNRAGPWEPRIREECEAVRDNVGVLDLPGFSRFNLSGDGAAEFLRSQIAGALPKVGRMNLMYFADPRGRILTEMSCLRHDEDFFTLITAAAAQWHDFELLKNRQPDGLTLTDHSADYGTLIVTGPKARTLFEAIGTEADLSLPWLSHQGARVAGQPCALARVSFAGELGWEVHAANAQMPAIYDALLAAGAKPFGMWALNALRLEKGYRAWKGDLSTDYSLLEGGLDRFIRLDKPQDFPGKAALLSEKQQGASKRFVTLIVEAGEADAPYMSTLWHDGKIVGETTSGGWGYRVQKSIAFGMIRADLATPGTEIEVEIYGQRHKATVQPDEPLWDPQNERIRT, from the coding sequence ATGTCCGACTTCCCCACCACCGCCCGCGTCGTCATCATCGGCGGCGGCGTCGTTGGCACCTCCGCACTTTATCACTTGGCCAAGGCAGGCTGGACCGACTGCGTGCTGCTGGAAAAGAACGAACTCACCGCAGGCAGCACATGGCACGCCGCCGGCAACGTGCCGACCTTCAGCACCTCATGGTCAATCATGAACATGCAGCGCTATTCGACCGAGCTTTACGCCCGCCTCGGGGCCGAAGTGGACTACCCGATGAACTACCACGTCACCGGCTCGCTCCGGCTTGGCCATTCGCCCGAACGGATGCAGGAATTCGCCCGCGCCAAGGGCATGGGAAATTATCAAGGCGTGAACCTCGAAATTCTCTCACCTGATGAAGCACAGGCACGCTATCCCTTCCTTGAAACGCACGACCTCGCCGGTGCGCTCTATGACCCGAACGATGGTGACATCGACCCGGCTCAACTGACGCAAGCACTGGCCAAGGGCGCGCGTGACATGGGCGCGAAAATCCTTCGTTTTACCCCGGCCACGGGGGTCTCCCGCGACAATGGCGAATGGGTGATCGAGACCGAAAAAGGCAGTATCAGAGCCGAATTCGTGGTCAACGCCGCCGGTTACTATGCACAGCGCGTCGGGGAATGGTTCAAGCCCTTCGGCGGGCGCACCGTCCCGATGATGGTGATGTCTCATCAATACATGCTGTTTGAGGAAATGGAGGCACTGAAAGACTGGTCGGGGCAGGCGGGCCACAAGCTGCCGCTCCTGCGCGATGTCGATACGTCCTACTATCTGCGGCAGGAAAAACACGGCTTCAACCTTGGCCCGTATGAGCGCGCCTGCCGCGCCCATTGGGCCGACCCGTCCGACCCCATGCCCGAGGATTTCTCGTTCCAGCTCTACCCTGACGATCTCGACCGGCTGGAACCCTATATCGAAGACGCTCTCGCGCGTGTTCCGCTTCTGGCCGAGGCGGGCGTCTCCAAAGTGATCAACGGCCCGATTCCTTATGCCCCCGATGGCAACCCGCTCATTGGCCCGATGCCCGGTGTCCCCAACGCGTTCGAGGCCTGCGTTTTCACCTTTGGCATTGCGCAGGGCGGCGGCGCGGGCAAGGTGCTCGCCGAATGGATCACCGAAGGGCAGACGGAATGGGATATGTGGTCCTGCGATCCGCGCCGCTATACCGATTATACCGATCACGCTTACTGCGTCGCCAAGGGCAAGGAAATCTACGGGCACGAATACGCCATGCACTTCCCATGGCACCGCTGGCCCGCCGGACACGACCAAAAACTCTCTCCCCTGCATGAGCGCATCAAAGCCCTCGGCGGTCAGATGGGGGCTTATAACGGCTGGGAACGCGCCAACTGGTTCGCACAAGACGGCGATGATCTTTCCGAAGCGGCAACCCAAACCTGGAACCGCGCTGGCCCGTGGGAACCGCGTATCCGCGAAGAATGTGAAGCAGTGCGCGATAATGTCGGCGTGCTCGATCTACCCGGCTTTTCGCGCTTCAACCTTTCCGGCGATGGCGCCGCCGAATTCCTGCGCAGCCAGATCGCCGGAGCCTTGCCCAAGGTAGGGCGAATGAACCTCATGTATTTCGCTGATCCGCGCGGCCGTATCCTCACCGAGATGAGCTGCCTGCGCCACGATGAGGATTTCTTCACCCTGATCACCGCCGCCGCCGCGCAATGGCATGATTTCGAATTGTTGAAAAACCGCCAGCCTGACGGGCTAACCCTGACCGATCACAGCGCCGATTACGGCACCCTCATCGTCACCGGCCCCAAGGCCCGCACCCTGTTCGAAGCCATCGGCACCGAAGCCGACCTGTCGCTGCCATGGCTCTCGCATCAAGGCGCGCGCGTTGCGGGGCAGCCCTGCGCCCTCGCACGGGTCTCCTTCGCAGGCGAACTCGGCTGGGAAGTTCACGCCGCCAACGCGCAAATGCCCGCAATCTACGACGCTCTCCTCGCCGCCGGGGCCAAACCCTTCGGCATGTGGGCGCTGAACGCGCTACGGCTCGAAAAAGGCTACCGCGCTTGGAAAGGCGACCTCTCGACCGATTACAGCCTGCTTGAAGGCGGGCTAGACCGCTTCATCCGCCTCGACAAGCCACAGGATTTCCCCGGCAAAGCGGCCCTGCTCTCTGAAAAGCAGCAAGGCGCCAGCAAACGCTTCGTCACCCTGATCGTTGAAGCTGGCGAAGCCGACGCGCCCTATATGTCGACCCTCTGGCATGATGGTAAAATCGTCGGTGAAACCACCTCTGGCGGCTGGGGCTATCGGGTGCAAAAATCCATCGCTTTCGGCATGATCAGAGCCGATCTTGCCACCCCCGGCACCGAAATAGAGGTTGAAATCTACGGCCAGCGCCACAAAGCCACCGTTCAACCCGACGAACCGCTCTGGGATCCACAAAACGAAAGAATCCGCACATGA
- the dxs gene encoding 1-deoxy-D-xylulose-5-phosphate synthase, producing the protein MADRPQTPLLDTVHLPGDMKRLSDAELKQLAGELRAETISAVSETGGHLGAGLGVVELTVALHAIFDAPKDKIVWDVSHQSYPHKILTGRRERIRTLRQKGGLSGFTKRSESPYDPFGAAHSSTSISAALGFAVGRDLGGACPEGLGDAIAVIGDGAMSAGMAFEAMNNAGALKKRLIVILNDNDMSIAPPVGAFSSYLSRLYAEAPFQEFKAAAKGAVSLLPGPFREGAKRAKDMLKGMTVGGTLFEELGFSYVGPIDGHDLDQLLPVLRTVKARATGPILIHVLTKKGKGFPPAERASDKGHATAKFDVLTGEQKKTPSNAPSYTSVFGQTLVELAAKDDKICAVTAAMPDGTGLNLMAERYPSRCFDVSIAEQHGVTFCGGLAAAGMKPFCAIYSTFLQRGYDQVVHDVALQNLPVRFAIDRAGLVGADGATHAGAFDIGYMACLPNMVVMAAADEAELKHMVATAAAHDSGPIAFRYPRGEGAGVEMPEQAVPLEIGRGRMIREGKRVAILSYGARLVEVMKAVESLEAKGISPSVADARFAKPLDRELILRLAAEHEALITIEEGAVGGFGSHVAQLLSDEGVFDAGLKFRAMVLPDAFIDQAGPAEMYDEAGLNAPQIEAKVLDVLGVAQLAGKRA; encoded by the coding sequence ATGGCTGATCGACCACAGACACCGCTTTTGGATACCGTGCATCTGCCCGGCGACATGAAGCGGCTGAGCGATGCCGAGTTGAAACAGCTCGCTGGTGAGCTGCGCGCCGAGACAATTTCCGCGGTGAGCGAGACCGGTGGCCATCTTGGCGCCGGGCTTGGCGTGGTTGAGCTTACCGTGGCGCTGCACGCGATCTTCGATGCGCCGAAAGACAAGATCGTCTGGGATGTCAGTCACCAGAGTTATCCGCACAAGATCCTGACCGGGCGGCGGGAGCGGATCAGGACGCTGCGCCAGAAGGGCGGGTTGAGCGGGTTCACCAAGCGCAGCGAAAGCCCTTATGATCCGTTCGGCGCGGCGCATTCGTCAACCTCGATCAGTGCGGCGCTCGGCTTTGCCGTCGGGCGCGATCTGGGCGGGGCTTGCCCGGAGGGGCTGGGCGATGCGATTGCGGTGATCGGTGATGGCGCGATGAGTGCCGGTATGGCGTTCGAGGCGATGAATAATGCAGGTGCTTTGAAAAAGCGGCTGATCGTGATCCTGAACGATAATGATATGAGCATCGCACCGCCGGTGGGGGCGTTTTCATCCTACCTGAGCCGGCTTTATGCCGAAGCGCCGTTTCAGGAATTCAAGGCCGCCGCCAAGGGCGCGGTGAGCCTGTTGCCGGGGCCATTTCGCGAAGGTGCCAAGCGGGCCAAGGACATGCTTAAGGGCATGACCGTCGGCGGGACATTGTTCGAGGAGTTGGGTTTTTCCTATGTCGGGCCGATCGACGGGCATGATCTCGACCAGCTTTTGCCGGTGCTACGCACGGTAAAGGCGCGGGCGACGGGGCCGATTTTGATTCATGTGCTGACCAAGAAAGGCAAAGGTTTCCCGCCTGCCGAACGGGCCAGCGACAAGGGCCATGCCACGGCGAAATTCGACGTGCTGACCGGAGAGCAGAAGAAGACGCCGTCGAACGCGCCAAGCTATACCAGCGTGTTCGGGCAGACATTGGTGGAGCTTGCCGCCAAGGATGACAAGATTTGCGCGGTGACGGCGGCAATGCCGGATGGCACTGGCTTGAACCTGATGGCGGAGAGGTATCCCAGCCGGTGCTTTGATGTCTCAATTGCCGAACAGCACGGGGTGACATTCTGCGGTGGGCTGGCTGCGGCGGGGATGAAGCCGTTTTGCGCGATCTATTCGACCTTCCTGCAACGCGGCTATGATCAGGTGGTGCATGATGTGGCGCTGCAAAACCTGCCGGTGCGCTTTGCGATTGACCGGGCCGGGTTGGTTGGCGCGGATGGGGCGACCCATGCCGGGGCGTTCGATATTGGTTATATGGCCTGCCTGCCCAACATGGTGGTGATGGCGGCGGCGGACGAGGCCGAGTTGAAGCACATGGTCGCCACGGCAGCGGCGCATGACAGCGGGCCGATAGCGTTTCGTTATCCGCGCGGCGAAGGCGCGGGCGTGGAGATGCCGGAACAGGCCGTGCCGCTTGAGATTGGCCGGGGTCGGATGATCCGCGAAGGCAAACGGGTGGCAATCCTGAGCTATGGTGCGCGGCTGGTGGAGGTCATGAAGGCGGTAGAATCGCTGGAGGCAAAGGGCATTTCGCCCAGCGTGGCCGATGCGCGCTTTGCCAAGCCGCTGGACCGGGAGCTGATCCTGCGGCTGGCGGCAGAGCATGAGGCGCTGATCACCATCGAGGAGGGCGCGGTTGGCGGGTTCGGCAGTCACGTTGCACAGCTTTTGAGCGATGAGGGCGTGTTTGATGCGGGCCTGAAATTCCGCGCTATGGTGCTGCCCGATGCGTTTATAGATCAGGCCGGGCCAGCGGAGATGTATGACGAAGCGGGCCTGAACGCGCCACAGATCGAAGCCAAGGTGCTTGATGTTCTTGGCGTGGCGCAATTGGCGGGCAAGCGCGCCTGA
- a CDS encoding ATP-binding protein, which produces MQVAKSAPVRLIFPSGEIAVRRALAAFGQTLRRQGVCAQDRGTVELALGEVLNNVVEHAYGPGQPGQIEVIGDLSRNAMAFYVRDSGRALGELRVPEGRLANHAVQRDDLPEGGGAVFWCASLRRRWTIAGSVAITSCVLLFR; this is translated from the coding sequence ATGCAAGTCGCGAAGAGCGCCCCTGTGCGGTTGATTTTCCCAAGCGGAGAGATCGCCGTGCGCCGCGCGCTGGCGGCTTTCGGGCAGACGTTGAGACGACAGGGGGTCTGCGCGCAGGACCGGGGCACCGTGGAGCTGGCGCTTGGTGAGGTGCTCAACAACGTGGTCGAGCACGCTTACGGGCCGGGGCAGCCGGGGCAAATTGAAGTGATCGGTGATCTGAGTAGGAATGCGATGGCGTTTTATGTGCGTGATTCCGGGCGCGCGCTTGGTGAGTTGCGGGTGCCGGAGGGGCGGTTGGCGAACCATGCCGTGCAACGAGATGACTTGCCGGAAGGGGGTGGGGCTGTTTTCTGGTGCGCGAGCTTGCGCAGGCGTTGGACTATCGCCGGGTCGGTTGCCATAACGAGCTGCGTTTTGTTGTTCCGCTGA
- a CDS encoding acetyl-CoA C-acyltransferase: MKEVVITGASRTPMGGFQGVFDGVSAATLGGSAIRAALVDAGVSTVEEVLMGCVLPAGQGQAPARQASFAAGLGEEVPATTLNKMCGSGMRTAMMAFDQIALGHNQVMIAGGMESMSGAPYILPKMRGGARIGHQEVKDHMFLDGLEDAYDKGRLMGTFAEDCAEAFQFTREAQDQYAIGSLDNALSAERTGAFEGEISPVTIHARTGETVITRDEQPGKARPEKIPMLKPAFRKDGTVTAANSSSISDGAAALMLASRDHAEAQGLRIRARILGHASHAQAPSQFPTAPIPAAQKLLERLGWDISDVDLWEVNEAFAVVPMAFMHEMGISRDIMNINGGACALGHPIGASGARIMVTLLNALEKHDLKRGIAAICIGGGEGTAIAIERI; encoded by the coding sequence ATGAAAGAGGTCGTCATCACAGGGGCATCGCGCACCCCAATGGGTGGATTTCAAGGGGTTTTCGATGGCGTTTCAGCCGCGACCCTCGGTGGCTCGGCGATTCGCGCCGCACTGGTCGATGCCGGTGTCAGCACCGTCGAAGAGGTTCTGATGGGCTGTGTCCTGCCCGCCGGTCAGGGGCAGGCACCCGCCCGGCAAGCCAGTTTTGCCGCCGGCCTCGGCGAAGAGGTGCCCGCCACGACCCTCAACAAGATGTGCGGGTCGGGAATGAGAACCGCCATGATGGCCTTCGATCAAATCGCCTTGGGCCACAATCAGGTGATGATCGCCGGCGGCATGGAAAGCATGTCTGGCGCGCCCTACATTTTGCCAAAGATGCGCGGTGGCGCGCGTATCGGCCATCAGGAGGTCAAAGACCACATGTTTCTCGATGGTCTGGAAGACGCCTACGACAAGGGCCGCCTCATGGGCACCTTCGCCGAAGATTGCGCCGAAGCCTTTCAATTCACCCGCGAAGCACAGGATCAATATGCCATCGGGTCGCTCGACAATGCGCTCTCCGCCGAACGGACCGGCGCATTCGAGGGCGAAATCAGCCCCGTCACCATCCACGCCCGCACCGGCGAAACTGTAATCACCCGCGACGAACAACCCGGCAAGGCCCGGCCCGAAAAAATCCCGATGCTCAAGCCCGCTTTCCGCAAGGATGGCACCGTGACCGCCGCCAATAGCTCCTCAATCTCCGATGGCGCCGCTGCCCTGATGCTGGCATCGCGCGATCATGCCGAAGCACAAGGTCTGCGCATTCGCGCCCGAATCCTCGGCCACGCCTCACACGCGCAAGCCCCTTCGCAATTCCCCACCGCCCCGATCCCCGCAGCCCAAAAACTGCTCGAACGGCTCGGCTGGGATATATCCGACGTCGATCTCTGGGAGGTGAACGAGGCGTTTGCGGTCGTTCCAATGGCCTTCATGCATGAAATGGGCATTTCGCGCGACATCATGAACATCAATGGCGGCGCCTGCGCCCTCGGCCATCCCATCGGCGCATCTGGGGCTCGCATCATGGTTACGCTGTTGAATGCGCTGGAAAAACACGACCTCAAACGTGGCATCGCAGCAATCTGCATCGGCGGCGGCGAAGGCACAGCCATCGCTATCGAGCGCATCTAA